The following proteins are encoded in a genomic region of Bradyrhizobium sp. SK17:
- a CDS encoding class II 3-deoxy-7-phosphoheptulonate synthase yields MSERWTPDSWRAKKVLQVPDYPDAKALADVEAQLATFPPLVFAGEARNLKRALGRVAAGEAFLLQGGDCAESFAEHGANNIRDFFRVLLQMAVVMTYAGALPVVKVGRIAGQFAKPRSSPTEKQGDVELPSYRGDIVNDIAFTAEARIPDPQRQLMAYRQSAATLNLLRAFATGGFANLGSVHQWMLGFLKDSPQSRRYKELADRISDALNFMRACGLDLESHPELRATDFYTSHEALLLGYEQAMTRVDSTTGDWYATSGHMIWIGDRTRQLDHGHVEYFRGIKNPIGLKCGPSLKPDELLKLIDILNPDNEPGRLTLINRFGADKVGDHLPGLIRAVQREGRVVVWSCDPMHGNTITSTSGYKTRPFDRVLAEVKSFFAIHAAEGTHAGGVHLEMTGQDVTECIGGARAITDEDLNDRYHTVCDPRLNAEQSIDMAFLIAELLKQERAGKVKPMPAAAGL; encoded by the coding sequence ATGTCCGAGCGGTGGACACCCGATAGCTGGCGCGCCAAGAAGGTGCTTCAGGTGCCCGATTATCCCGATGCCAAGGCATTGGCCGATGTCGAGGCGCAGCTGGCGACCTTTCCGCCGCTGGTGTTCGCGGGCGAGGCGCGCAACCTGAAAAGGGCGCTCGGCCGGGTCGCGGCCGGCGAGGCCTTCCTGTTGCAGGGCGGCGACTGTGCCGAGAGCTTCGCCGAGCACGGCGCCAACAATATCCGCGACTTCTTCCGCGTGCTGCTGCAAATGGCCGTGGTCATGACCTATGCCGGCGCGCTGCCGGTGGTGAAGGTCGGCCGCATCGCCGGGCAATTCGCCAAACCGCGTTCGTCGCCGACCGAGAAGCAGGGCGACGTCGAGCTGCCGAGCTATCGCGGCGACATCGTCAACGACATCGCCTTCACGGCGGAAGCGCGTATCCCCGATCCGCAGCGCCAGCTGATGGCCTATCGGCAATCCGCGGCGACGCTGAACCTGCTGCGCGCCTTCGCCACCGGCGGCTTCGCCAATCTCGGCAGCGTGCATCAGTGGATGCTCGGCTTCCTGAAGGATTCGCCGCAGTCCCGCCGCTACAAGGAACTGGCCGACCGCATCTCGGACGCGCTGAACTTCATGCGCGCCTGCGGCCTCGATCTGGAGAGCCATCCGGAGCTACGCGCCACCGATTTCTACACCAGCCACGAGGCGCTGCTGCTCGGCTACGAGCAGGCGATGACGCGGGTCGATTCCACCACCGGCGACTGGTACGCGACATCAGGCCACATGATCTGGATCGGCGACCGCACCCGCCAGCTCGATCACGGCCATGTGGAGTATTTCCGCGGCATCAAGAACCCGATCGGCCTGAAATGCGGCCCGTCGCTGAAGCCGGACGAGCTCTTGAAGCTGATCGACATCCTCAATCCCGACAATGAGCCGGGACGGCTGACCCTGATCAACCGGTTCGGCGCCGACAAGGTCGGCGACCATCTGCCCGGTCTGATCCGCGCCGTGCAGCGCGAGGGCCGCGTCGTGGTGTGGTCGTGCGATCCGATGCACGGCAACACCATCACCTCGACCTCGGGCTACAAGACGCGGCCGTTCGACCGCGTGCTGGCGGAGGTGAAGTCGTTCTTCGCGATCCATGCCGCCGAGGGCACCCATGCCGGCGGCGTGCATCTGGAGATGACCGGGCAGGATGTCACCGAATGCATCGGCGGCGCGCGCGCCATCACCGACGAGGATCTCAACGACCGCTACCACACGGTCTGCGATCCGCGTCTCAATGCCGAACAGTCGATCGACATGGCCTTCCTGATCGCCGAGCTCCTGAAGCAGGAGCGCGCCGGCAAGGTCAAACCGATGCCGGCCGCCGCGGGCTTGTGA
- a CDS encoding diacylglycerol kinase produces MLRFWRATINSRNGLAFAIRSEQAIREEVVALVLSVPLAWLVGATVMRRVELVATVVLVLVIELLNTAIEKLADRLTLDHDPQIGRVKDMGSAAVGVALIMAGLFWLFALAERMGAF; encoded by the coding sequence TTGCTGAGGTTCTGGCGAGCCACCATCAACTCGCGCAACGGGCTGGCATTCGCCATCCGCTCGGAGCAGGCTATCCGCGAGGAGGTGGTGGCGCTGGTGCTGTCGGTGCCGCTGGCCTGGCTGGTCGGCGCCACCGTGATGCGCCGGGTCGAATTGGTTGCGACCGTGGTACTGGTGCTTGTGATCGAGCTGCTCAACACTGCGATCGAGAAGCTCGCCGACCGCCTGACCCTCGATCACGATCCGCAGATCGGGCGGGTCAAGGACATGGGATCGGCCGCCGTCGGCGTCGCGCTGATCATGGCCGGGCTGTTCTGGCTGTTCGCCCTCGCTGAACGCATGGGCGCGTTCTAA
- a CDS encoding alpha/beta fold hydrolase, which translates to MNAGEIAVASAALDDVFSDDIVMPAADGYPLAATLFLPRGKKRHAVLINSATAVPRKVYRGFAGYLARRGSAVLTYDYRGTGDSRPMAATGRNRPKSLAGFKATMADWAALDATAAVRWMRERYRDLPFAYVGHSFGGQALGLLPNNTEIPRALLVAAQAAHWKLMASPERYRVVAFMNGIGLPLARTLGYVPGWSGLGMDLPGGVFEQWRGWVMRERYLLDDPALAARENFPKFKGRLRAISMTDDTWATRPAVELLCSAFTSITPEIIAISPTDVGAKTVGHFGFFRNDHRDTLWRGAAEWLEVEG; encoded by the coding sequence ATGAATGCCGGGGAAATCGCCGTGGCCTCCGCCGCGCTGGACGACGTTTTTAGCGACGACATCGTCATGCCGGCCGCGGACGGCTATCCGCTCGCCGCGACGCTGTTCCTGCCGCGCGGCAAGAAGCGCCACGCCGTCCTGATCAACTCGGCGACCGCAGTGCCCCGCAAGGTCTATCGCGGCTTTGCCGGCTACCTCGCCCGCCGCGGCTCGGCGGTGCTGACCTATGACTACCGCGGCACCGGCGACAGCAGGCCGATGGCGGCGACCGGCCGCAACAGGCCGAAGTCGCTGGCCGGCTTCAAGGCCACGATGGCGGACTGGGCCGCGCTCGACGCCACCGCCGCGGTGCGCTGGATGCGCGAGCGCTACCGCGACCTGCCCTTCGCCTATGTCGGCCACTCCTTCGGCGGCCAGGCGCTCGGCCTGTTGCCCAACAATACCGAGATCCCGCGTGCGCTGCTGGTCGCGGCGCAGGCCGCACATTGGAAACTGATGGCCTCGCCCGAGCGCTATCGCGTGGTTGCCTTCATGAACGGCATCGGCCTGCCGCTGGCGCGCACGCTCGGCTATGTGCCGGGCTGGTCCGGCCTCGGCATGGACCTGCCGGGGGGCGTGTTCGAGCAGTGGCGCGGCTGGGTGATGCGCGAGCGCTATCTGCTCGACGATCCAGCGTTGGCCGCGCGCGAGAATTTTCCGAAGTTCAAGGGCAGGCTGCGTGCGATCAGCATGACCGACGACACCTGGGCGACGCGGCCCGCGGTCGAGCTGCTGTGCTCGGCCTTCACCTCGATCACGCCCGAGATCATCGCCATCAGTCCCACCGATGTCGGCGCCAAGACGGTCGGCCATTTCGGCTTCTTCCGCAACGACCACCGCGACACGCTGTGGCGCGGCGCCGCGGAATGGCTGGAGGTGGAAGGATAG